A single Thermaerobacter sp. FW80 DNA region contains:
- a CDS encoding glycosyltransferase family 2 protein — MLSIIVPTYNERENVVQLTDRIAEAVSIPYEIVFVDDSDDDTPAILAALARQRPQVRFVHRTSQRGLGSAVVEGFHLAQGHLLAVMDADLQHPPQLLMDMVRAAEAGADVVIPSRFVPGGSDGGLNGFRKLVSWTARMLARLLLHRVRPVRDPTSGFFLIRRSVVEGIDMQPIGWKILIEILVKGRYRRVVEIPYTFAARAAGESKMGLREPWEYLIHLGRLVAASPEDRRFWLYCLVGASGVVVNFTVYWFLVRLAHWPVPTAGAAAALCAMISNFLLNDRLTWRERKGGWLGA; from the coding sequence TTGTTAAGCATCATCGTTCCGACCTACAACGAGCGAGAGAACGTGGTGCAGCTAACCGACCGCATCGCCGAGGCGGTGTCCATCCCCTACGAGATCGTGTTTGTGGACGATAGCGACGACGATACCCCCGCCATTCTGGCGGCTCTCGCCCGGCAACGGCCCCAGGTGCGCTTTGTTCACCGCACCAGCCAGCGCGGCCTTGGTTCGGCCGTGGTCGAGGGCTTTCACCTGGCCCAGGGCCACCTCCTGGCCGTCATGGACGCAGACCTGCAGCACCCGCCTCAACTCCTGATGGACATGGTCCGGGCTGCGGAGGCCGGCGCCGACGTGGTGATCCCTAGCCGGTTCGTCCCGGGTGGGTCCGATGGAGGTCTGAACGGTTTTCGCAAGCTGGTGTCGTGGACAGCCCGCATGCTGGCGCGCCTCCTACTCCACCGCGTCCGGCCGGTGAGGGACCCAACCAGCGGCTTCTTTTTGATCCGGCGTTCGGTCGTCGAAGGGATCGACATGCAGCCGATCGGCTGGAAGATCCTGATCGAGATCCTGGTTAAGGGCCGGTACCGCCGAGTGGTGGAGATTCCGTACACCTTTGCAGCCCGTGCAGCCGGCGAGTCCAAGATGGGCCTGAGGGAACCATGGGAATATTTGATCCACCTGGGCCGTCTCGTCGCCGCGTCCCCGGAGGACCGCCGCTTCTGGCTCTACTGTTTGGTGGGAGCATCCGGCGTCGTGGTGAACTTCACCGTCTACTGGTTCCTGGTCCGGCTTGCCCACTGGCCGGTTCCCACGGCGGGCGCCGCGGCGGCCCTTTGTGCCATGATCTCGAACTTCCTTCTCAATGATCGCCTCACCTGGCGAGAGCGGAAGGGCGGGTGGCTTGGTGCTTGA
- a CDS encoding glycosyltransferase family 39 protein, which produces MEGPAQRHRWTSLGVLFAILLLALVVRYATAWYLRPVPTSDFKIYWDIAMGLAEGRGYVMGGVPSAFRPIGYPLLLSLVIRLFGPRWWYAVLAQVLMSTAIVAATYWFTRRLFGTSAGLAAAALTALMPDHVLWSTVLNSEIPAMLCTLLAVTLWIPARPASACPFPPLWVLLASGVLLGLASLTRPVMLPVPTLYFVYAWLTTRTREGGQPGRPFWRRVAWRPVVAGTFVLTLGMVLVVGPWTVRNYVTLGALVPVSTNGGVNLWQGNNPNATGGFYWSDDPAVNPILRLSDEVEQDRLGRRLALQWIREHPWDFLKLGFIKWGWLLTDVRTAVFFTLQQPSRPLPTLLVPLSILILKAGLYSLLALTLAGIRMWWLAGRPGSSGRYLKRARTSVPVLFLAFMLALHFVFPGWDRFRFPFTPFMLALAGLAVTTWGRRRAAIGRVLPDGPGDAAPRSSARSW; this is translated from the coding sequence TTGGAAGGCCCAGCGCAACGGCACCGGTGGACGTCTCTGGGCGTTCTTTTTGCCATTCTTCTGCTTGCCCTAGTGGTGCGCTACGCCACAGCATGGTACCTGCGCCCCGTACCCACCTCCGATTTCAAGATCTACTGGGACATCGCCATGGGCCTGGCCGAAGGGCGGGGATACGTCATGGGCGGCGTTCCCAGCGCCTTTCGTCCCATTGGATACCCCCTTCTCCTCAGCCTGGTGATCCGGCTGTTTGGCCCCCGCTGGTGGTACGCGGTACTGGCCCAGGTTCTTATGAGCACCGCCATCGTGGCTGCAACCTACTGGTTCACCCGGCGCCTTTTTGGTACGAGTGCCGGGCTGGCCGCGGCAGCCCTCACCGCCCTGATGCCCGACCATGTGCTCTGGAGCACCGTGCTGAACTCCGAAATTCCGGCCATGCTGTGCACTTTGCTCGCGGTGACGTTGTGGATTCCAGCCCGCCCGGCGTCAGCCTGTCCATTTCCTCCCCTCTGGGTCCTTCTGGCCAGCGGTGTTCTCCTGGGACTGGCTTCTTTGACCCGGCCCGTCATGCTGCCCGTACCGACCCTCTATTTCGTCTATGCATGGCTGACCACCCGGACCCGGGAGGGCGGGCAGCCCGGTCGTCCCTTCTGGCGGCGGGTGGCCTGGCGGCCGGTGGTGGCAGGAACCTTCGTTCTGACGCTGGGCATGGTCCTGGTCGTCGGCCCGTGGACGGTGCGCAACTATGTGACCCTGGGGGCCCTGGTTCCGGTGTCGACCAATGGTGGCGTCAATCTCTGGCAGGGCAACAACCCCAACGCCACCGGTGGCTTTTACTGGAGCGATGACCCGGCCGTCAATCCCATACTTCGGTTAAGCGATGAGGTCGAACAGGACCGCCTCGGTCGCCGCCTGGCCCTGCAGTGGATCCGGGAGCATCCGTGGGATTTCCTTAAGCTGGGTTTCATCAAGTGGGGCTGGCTGCTGACGGACGTTCGCACCGCGGTCTTTTTTACCCTTCAGCAACCTTCCCGACCCCTTCCAACCCTGCTCGTGCCCCTCAGCATCCTGATTCTGAAGGCGGGCCTCTACTCGTTACTGGCGCTCACCCTTGCGGGGATCCGAATGTGGTGGCTGGCAGGCCGCCCGGGATCCTCGGGCCGGTACCTGAAGAGGGCTCGCACGTCCGTGCCGGTGCTGTTTCTGGCCTTCATGCTGGCTCTGCATTTCGTGTTCCCGGGATGGGACCGGTTCCGGTTCCCCTTCACCCCTTTTATGCTGGCCCTGGCCGGGCTGGCGGTCACAACCTGGGGCCGGCGGAGGGCGGCGATAGGCCGGGTTCTTCCGGATGGTCCGGGCGACGCGGCGCCCAGGTCCAGCGCTCGTTCATGGTGA
- a CDS encoding sigma-54-dependent Fis family transcriptional regulator: MRDFASPPHVRRPIVDSWKRCKEHGLDAHRTLAPVAVEEDEVSEIWKNHSLYHVAEPIFNDNHVKNLLNDSRQLLVVANPDGVLLRIEGHPRVRLQASSLHFHEGTCWLDEAAGTNAIGVAVTHKHPIQVFGPEHFSQKIHDWVCSSSPVRDPETGEVVGIIDLTGPFDTIHPHALTTVVTLSKMVEQQLRTEHQLHEAVLRNLFDEVTNRPGSKAVAVLTRSGRAIMASPTFYATRVLDAGGRLKGVTHSWLTAIRDETELRIPDRGGDGLTIRLQPVSHEGRRIGYIATLEEKNNGVWKVPVRAVKSGQGGGLTENCLGRDRGSMSSNIGTSPPISGDFTFILGRSAVMQRVLAVATRVAETPLPVLLTGETGTGKEVLARAIHAWSGRGPFVAVNCAAVPRELLVSELFGYEKGAFTGAAREGFPGRFRLAHGGTLFLDEIGDMSPEGQAALLRALDQGEITPLGARQAVRVDVRVICATNRDLQQEVQAGRFREDLYHRLQVVHIHLPPLRERSEDIVLLAREFLRRIRAELGRGPLDVSPEVAELFRRYSWPGNVRELKNLCYALAVQIDEETVTVADLPAHIRVANVNDRAATGAPGEQGTLREMERQAILTALEEHGGSVAKAARRLGIARGTLYRKLKEMGLR, from the coding sequence ATGAGGGACTTCGCCTCGCCTCCTCACGTCCGGCGTCCAATTGTCGATTCCTGGAAGCGTTGCAAGGAGCACGGCCTCGATGCGCACAGAACCCTGGCACCCGTCGCGGTCGAAGAAGATGAGGTTAGTGAAATATGGAAAAACCATTCTCTGTACCACGTGGCGGAACCCATATTCAATGACAACCATGTGAAGAATCTCCTCAACGACTCTCGTCAATTATTGGTGGTCGCTAACCCGGACGGTGTCTTGCTTCGGATCGAAGGACATCCACGTGTCCGGCTGCAGGCATCCAGCCTGCACTTCCACGAAGGCACCTGCTGGCTTGATGAAGCCGCGGGCACCAACGCGATCGGCGTCGCCGTCACCCACAAGCATCCCATTCAGGTCTTCGGGCCGGAACACTTCTCCCAGAAGATTCATGATTGGGTTTGTTCCAGCAGTCCTGTCCGCGACCCGGAAACGGGCGAGGTGGTGGGGATTATTGATTTAACCGGCCCTTTTGACACCATCCATCCACATGCCCTGACCACGGTCGTTACTTTGAGCAAGATGGTAGAGCAGCAACTGCGGACGGAACACCAATTGCACGAGGCGGTGCTACGTAACTTGTTTGACGAGGTTACGAATCGGCCTGGGAGCAAGGCGGTAGCCGTTTTGACACGCTCAGGACGGGCTATCATGGCGTCGCCGACCTTTTACGCAACCCGTGTTCTTGATGCCGGGGGCCGGCTCAAGGGCGTGACGCATTCGTGGTTGACCGCGATCCGGGACGAAACGGAACTAAGGATTCCAGACCGCGGAGGCGACGGTCTAACGATCCGGCTTCAACCTGTGTCGCATGAGGGACGGCGCATTGGCTACATCGCCACGTTGGAAGAGAAGAATAACGGTGTCTGGAAGGTACCGGTCCGTGCAGTAAAGAGTGGGCAGGGCGGCGGATTGACGGAGAATTGCCTTGGAAGAGACCGCGGTAGCATGAGCAGCAACATCGGTACCAGCCCCCCGATCTCTGGCGATTTCACGTTCATCCTGGGACGTTCCGCCGTGATGCAACGCGTGCTTGCCGTAGCGACCCGGGTCGCGGAGACACCCTTGCCCGTGCTGTTGACGGGGGAGACGGGTACAGGCAAGGAAGTCCTGGCCCGGGCCATCCACGCTTGGAGCGGGCGCGGTCCGTTTGTTGCGGTCAACTGTGCCGCCGTTCCCCGGGAACTGCTGGTGAGCGAGCTCTTTGGCTACGAGAAAGGTGCCTTCACGGGTGCTGCCCGCGAGGGCTTTCCGGGACGATTTCGGTTGGCCCATGGAGGCACTCTGTTCCTGGACGAAATCGGTGACATGTCGCCTGAGGGGCAGGCGGCTCTCTTGCGAGCCCTCGACCAGGGCGAGATCACGCCGCTGGGTGCGCGGCAGGCCGTGCGGGTAGATGTCCGTGTGATCTGTGCCACCAACCGGGATCTGCAACAGGAAGTCCAAGCGGGGCGCTTCCGCGAGGACCTCTACCATCGCCTCCAGGTCGTTCACATCCATCTCCCGCCCCTGCGGGAGCGTTCGGAAGACATCGTTCTCCTGGCGCGGGAGTTTCTCCGCCGGATCCGTGCCGAGTTGGGACGGGGACCTCTGGACGTCAGCCCCGAAGTAGCGGAGCTGTTCCGGCGGTATTCGTGGCCGGGCAACGTGCGAGAGCTGAAGAATTTGTGCTACGCCCTGGCCGTACAGATCGATGAGGAGACGGTCACGGTCGCAGACCTTCCGGCCCACATCCGGGTCGCTAACGTCAACGATCGGGCAGCCACGGGTGCCCCCGGCGAGCAAGGGACTCTCAGAGAGATGGAACGGCAGGCCATCCTGACGGCTCTGGAAGAACATGGAGGTTCCGTGGCGAAAGCGGCACGAAGGCTGGGCATCGCGCGGGGCACGCTGTATCGGAAACTGAAAGAAATGGGGCTACGGTAA
- a CDS encoding IS256 family transposase yields MSRIPPSQQLAELARQLAAQAREGTEVEDLTHALVRLGARKLIQELLEAEVTELLGRGRYERREPGQEGARNGYKPRTLRCAEGRLEIDVPQVRGMEGLCQPTLWRALKRRTDVLERLVVEMYARGLSSRDIEDALAELAGSEAPLLSRSTVSRITEALHEEFEAFAQRDLSGLDVVYLFADAIYESLRRQAGCREGILVTWAILSDGSKVLVHLSLGNKERYEDWLEHFRDLVRRGLKTPLTVTTDGAPGLIQAVEAMWPEAERIRCWVHKMRNVLDKVPEEARPVLKPYLEAIRDAPDIEQGRRLVAEVVERFGREYPSAMRSLQEDLEASLAHLRLPAAHRKHVRTTNLVERSFEEERRRAKVIPRFRSERECLKLVFAVLWRASERWRRVQFSEHERKQLERYIEERQRQRAAQKEVSPAATVA; encoded by the coding sequence ATGTCCAGGATACCACCCAGCCAGCAGTTGGCGGAGCTGGCCCGGCAGCTGGCCGCGCAGGCCCGGGAGGGTACGGAGGTCGAGGACCTGACCCATGCCCTCGTCCGCCTGGGCGCCCGCAAGCTCATCCAGGAGCTGCTGGAGGCAGAGGTCACGGAGCTTTTGGGGCGCGGACGCTACGAGCGGCGCGAGCCTGGCCAGGAAGGCGCCCGCAACGGCTACAAGCCGCGGACGCTGCGTTGCGCCGAGGGGCGGCTCGAGATCGACGTCCCCCAGGTGCGGGGCATGGAGGGACTGTGCCAGCCCACGCTGTGGAGGGCCCTCAAGCGGCGGACGGACGTGCTGGAGCGCCTGGTGGTGGAGATGTACGCCCGGGGCCTCTCTAGCCGGGACATCGAGGATGCGCTGGCGGAGCTGGCGGGCAGCGAAGCGCCGCTTTTGAGCCGGTCCACCGTGAGCCGGATCACCGAGGCGCTCCACGAGGAGTTCGAGGCCTTTGCCCAGCGGGACCTGTCAGGCCTCGACGTGGTGTACCTGTTCGCCGACGCCATCTACGAGTCGCTGCGCCGGCAGGCGGGCTGCCGTGAGGGCATCCTGGTCACCTGGGCCATCTTGAGCGACGGCAGCAAGGTGCTGGTGCACCTGAGCCTGGGCAACAAGGAGCGCTACGAGGACTGGCTGGAGCACTTCCGGGATCTGGTGCGCCGGGGGCTGAAGACGCCGCTGACGGTGACGACGGACGGGGCGCCGGGGCTGATCCAGGCGGTGGAAGCCATGTGGCCGGAGGCGGAGCGCATCCGCTGCTGGGTGCACAAGATGCGGAACGTGCTGGACAAGGTGCCGGAGGAGGCGCGGCCCGTGCTCAAGCCCTACCTGGAGGCGATCCGGGACGCACCGGATATCGAGCAGGGCCGGCGGCTGGTGGCCGAGGTGGTGGAGCGGTTCGGGCGGGAGTATCCCTCGGCCATGCGGAGCCTGCAGGAGGACCTGGAAGCGAGCCTGGCGCACCTGCGGCTACCCGCCGCCCACCGCAAGCATGTCCGGACCACCAACCTGGTGGAGCGCAGCTTCGAGGAGGAGCGGCGGCGCGCCAAGGTGATCCCGCGGTTTCGGAGCGAGCGGGAGTGCCTGAAGCTAGTCTTCGCCGTGCTGTGGCGGGCGAGTGAGCGCTGGCGGCGGGTGCAGTTCAGCGAGCACGAACGAAAGCAGCTGGAGCGCTACATCGAGGAGCGGCAACGGCAAAGAGCGGCGCAGAAAGAGGTTTCACCCGCTGCCACCGTGGCATGA
- a CDS encoding carboxymuconolactone decarboxylase family protein, with amino-acid sequence MGERLDAFHRFRTEMNEKILAHDNLVVRRFFNLDGQAYKPGALSSKVKEMLGLVASLVLRCDDCVTYHMIQCHKEGVTRDEFFEIFGVALIVGGSITIPHVRRAVAVLEELEAEAATDENAGTGAR; translated from the coding sequence ATGGGCGAGCGGCTCGACGCCTTTCATCGCTTCCGCACCGAGATGAACGAGAAGATCCTGGCCCACGACAACCTGGTGGTGCGCCGGTTCTTCAACCTGGACGGGCAGGCGTACAAGCCCGGGGCGCTGTCCAGCAAGGTCAAGGAGATGCTGGGGCTGGTGGCGTCGCTGGTCCTGCGCTGCGACGACTGCGTCACCTACCACATGATCCAGTGCCATAAGGAGGGCGTGACCCGCGACGAGTTCTTCGAGATCTTCGGCGTGGCCCTGATCGTGGGCGGGTCGATCACCATCCCCCATGTGCGGCGGGCGGTGGCGGTGCTGGAGGAGCTGGAGGCCGAGGCGGCGACCGACGAGAATGCCGGAACCGGTGCACGTTGA
- a CDS encoding helix-turn-helix transcriptional regulator, protein MDLDRKFAALADPTRRHIVTVLRSGPKDVGTLARPLPISRPAVSKHLAVLVAAGLVEVEKSGRRRLYRLRREGFDEVREWLDQVARTWDVALERFRRHVEGDGLG, encoded by the coding sequence ATGGATCTCGATCGCAAGTTCGCGGCCCTGGCGGATCCGACGCGGCGCCACATCGTCACGGTGCTTCGTTCGGGCCCCAAGGACGTGGGCACCCTGGCCCGACCGCTGCCCATCAGCCGGCCGGCGGTGTCCAAGCACCTGGCCGTCCTCGTGGCTGCGGGTCTGGTCGAGGTCGAAAAGTCCGGGCGGCGGCGGCTCTACCGGCTGCGCCGGGAAGGGTTCGACGAAGTACGGGAGTGGTTGGACCAGGTCGCCAGGACCTGGGACGTCGCCCTGGAGCGCTTCCGCCGCCACGTCGAGGGGGACGGTCTGGGATGA
- a CDS encoding AMP-binding protein, with the protein MGYTEVEVAGPAPAAGALLAERPVPPRKLSGRPLFEGPNPAAAYAAYRAWAEADPDAYWSEIAGELEWLAPWTRVRTGDLPDFKYFVGGLTNVSLNCIDRHLSERRNQAAIIWEGEPGDRRVWTFQMLHDETCRLAHALRQAGIGKGDVVAIYLPNLPETFAAIHACYRIGALYNVIFSGFSPDAIRSRLEDSRARLVITADGSYRRGRLLPLKATLDRALEGLDFVERVTS; encoded by the coding sequence ATGGGGTACACCGAGGTCGAGGTGGCGGGGCCCGCGCCCGCCGCCGGGGCGCTGCTGGCGGAGCGGCCGGTTCCTCCGCGGAAGCTGTCGGGACGGCCCCTGTTCGAAGGGCCGAACCCGGCAGCAGCCTATGCCGCCTACCGCGCCTGGGCGGAGGCCGATCCCGACGCCTACTGGTCGGAGATCGCCGGGGAGCTGGAGTGGCTGGCGCCCTGGACCCGGGTCCGCACGGGCGACCTGCCCGACTTCAAGTACTTCGTCGGTGGGCTGACCAACGTCAGCCTCAACTGCATCGACCGCCATCTGTCCGAGCGGCGGAACCAGGCGGCCATCATCTGGGAGGGGGAGCCGGGCGACCGGCGGGTCTGGACCTTCCAGATGCTGCACGACGAGACCTGCCGGCTGGCCCACGCCCTGCGACAGGCGGGCATCGGCAAGGGCGACGTGGTGGCGATCTACCTCCCGAACCTGCCGGAGACCTTCGCCGCCATCCACGCCTGCTACCGGATCGGTGCCCTGTACAACGTGATCTTCTCCGGGTTCTCGCCCGACGCCATCCGCTCCCGCCTGGAAGACTCCCGGGCCCGCCTGGTGATCACCGCCGACGGCAGCTACCGGCGGGGCCGGCTGCTCCCGCTCAAGGCGACCCTGGACCGGGCCCTGGAAGGGCTCGACTTCGTCGAGCGGGTGACGTCCTAA
- a CDS encoding class I SAM-dependent methyltransferase, which yields MSWHGEWLSVERLSRPKGPFDVVVMNLMLMDVDDLQRVFASAAVCV from the coding sequence GTGAGCTGGCACGGAGAATGGCTCAGCGTGGAGCGATTGTCACGGCCCAAGGGACCGTTCGACGTGGTCGTGATGAACCTCATGCTCATGGACGTGGATGACTTGCAACGGGTGTTTGCTTCGGCGGCGGTGTGCGTCTAG
- a CDS encoding acyl-CoA synthetase: MTAGRDVDYDDFIAGMPADFPPEPLEANEPGFIIYTSGTTAKPKGLVHAGVGFLVGTYANVKWSLNLQPADIYWCTADVGWLTFPIFALVGGLAHGATHVVYEGALDFPDPGRFYRMIQQYRVNKVFTAPTALRMLSRAGADWPQKFDLRSLELIALVGEPLDPETWHWVRRHVGDGAVEINNTYGQTETGTAWMSGIAGVTASRPGSCGLPLPGYRCQVVDAEGRPVRPGTTGYLVITDPFPCLARTIWGDHQRYLDTYFARFPGRYFTGDAAMYDADGHHWVLGRVDDVINVAGHRLSTMEMESALINHPLVAEAAVVGMPDPVKGTVPVVFAVLRSGVTPPPDIEEQLREEIVRRISPIARPARVYVVDAMPKTRSGKIMRRLLREAVTTGKVTGDTTALEDPEVLERILARVEPAAGGTS; encoded by the coding sequence ATGACGGCGGGTCGCGACGTGGACTACGACGACTTCATCGCCGGCATGCCGGCCGACTTCCCGCCTGAGCCCCTGGAGGCGAACGAACCCGGGTTCATCATCTACACCAGCGGCACCACGGCGAAGCCCAAGGGCCTGGTCCACGCCGGGGTGGGCTTCCTGGTCGGCACCTACGCCAACGTCAAGTGGTCCCTCAACCTCCAACCCGCCGACATCTACTGGTGCACCGCCGACGTGGGCTGGCTGACCTTCCCCATCTTCGCCCTGGTGGGCGGCCTGGCCCACGGGGCGACCCACGTGGTCTACGAAGGCGCCCTGGACTTCCCCGACCCCGGCCGGTTCTACCGGATGATCCAGCAGTACCGGGTCAACAAGGTCTTCACGGCGCCCACGGCCCTGCGGATGCTCAGCCGGGCGGGGGCCGACTGGCCGCAGAAGTTCGACCTGCGCAGCCTCGAGCTCATCGCGCTGGTGGGCGAGCCGCTGGATCCCGAGACCTGGCACTGGGTCCGGCGGCACGTGGGCGACGGCGCGGTGGAGATCAACAACACCTACGGCCAGACGGAGACGGGGACGGCGTGGATGTCGGGCATCGCCGGCGTCACGGCCTCGCGGCCGGGCTCCTGCGGCCTTCCCCTGCCGGGCTACCGCTGCCAGGTGGTGGACGCCGAGGGCCGGCCGGTTCGTCCCGGGACCACGGGCTACCTGGTGATCACCGACCCCTTCCCCTGCCTGGCGCGGACGATCTGGGGCGATCACCAGCGGTACCTGGACACGTACTTCGCCCGCTTCCCCGGGCGGTACTTCACCGGCGACGCCGCCATGTACGACGCCGACGGCCACCACTGGGTGCTGGGACGGGTGGACGACGTGATCAACGTGGCGGGCCACCGCCTGAGCACCATGGAGATGGAGAGCGCCCTGATCAACCACCCGCTAGTGGCCGAAGCGGCGGTGGTGGGCATGCCGGACCCCGTCAAGGGCACGGTGCCGGTGGTCTTCGCGGTGCTGCGCAGCGGGGTGACGCCACCGCCGGACATCGAAGAGCAGCTGCGGGAGGAGATCGTCCGCCGGATCAGCCCCATCGCCCGCCCGGCGCGGGTGTACGTGGTCGACGCCATGCCCAAGACCCGCAGCGGCAAGATCATGCGCCGCCTGTTGCGGGAGGCGGTGACGACCGGCAAGGTGACGGGCGACACCACCGCCCTCGAGGACCCCGAGGTGCTGGAGCGCATCCTGGCGCGGGTCGAACCGGCCGCGGGAGGAACCAGTTAG
- a CDS encoding SRPBCC domain-containing protein, with amino-acid sequence MIRRSVVVRGPVEAIFARFTAGIGQWWPLDQFSYGGDRRADLILEDHAGGRFYERFRDGEEHEIGRVLVYEPPHRVVFTWN; translated from the coding sequence ATGATTCGACGCAGCGTTGTCGTCCGCGGGCCCGTGGAGGCAATCTTTGCCCGGTTTACGGCCGGCATCGGCCAGTGGTGGCCGCTGGACCAGTTCTCCTACGGCGGCGACCGCAGAGCCGATTTGATCCTGGAGGACCATGCCGGCGGCCGCTTCTACGAGCGGTTCCGGGATGGCGAAGAGCACGAGATCGGCCGGGTCCTGGTCTACGAGCCGCCCCACCGGGTGGTGTTCACGTGGAACTAG
- a CDS encoding nucleoside recognition domain-containing protein — translation MARPASPPAATSQGVKGEGGVHHRQGGTHPFPLAVGRGLRSTFRVLADLARTMIPAMIVVMILDRSGWLARIAGLAAPAMAWFGLPGGSALALLIGNTVGLYSGVAAAIPLGLDYKQWTILGTMLAISHAHPVEASIIARAGANPWTVLAARLTASAAAGVLLNLVL, via the coding sequence GTGGCCCGACCCGCTTCTCCACCGGCGGCGACATCCCAGGGGGTCAAGGGAGAGGGTGGCGTCCACCACCGCCAGGGTGGGACCCACCCGTTTCCATTGGCCGTCGGGCGCGGCTTGCGCTCCACCTTCCGGGTGCTCGCCGACCTGGCCCGCACCATGATCCCCGCCATGATCGTGGTGATGATCCTGGACCGCAGCGGGTGGCTGGCGCGCATCGCCGGGCTCGCCGCACCCGCCATGGCCTGGTTCGGCCTCCCGGGGGGAAGCGCCCTGGCGCTGCTCATCGGCAACACCGTGGGCCTCTACAGCGGGGTGGCGGCGGCGATCCCCCTGGGGCTCGACTACAAGCAGTGGACGATCCTGGGCACCATGCTGGCCATCAGCCACGCCCACCCGGTGGAGGCGTCCATCATCGCGCGGGCCGGCGCCAACCCGTGGACGGTGCTGGCGGCCCGGCTGACCGCCTCGGCCGCAGCCGGCGTCCTGCTCAACCTGGTCCTGTAG
- a CDS encoding carbon monoxide dehydrogenase subunit G — protein MQVAGSQKIAAPVDTVWACLNDQEILARCTPGCKRLVQVGEDRYEADLELGIAAIRGRYKGRIAIADKEPPSRYRLNIEGEGGPGFVRASLVLDLEPQGEETLLKYQGEAQVGGPVASIGQRVLSGVAKMIMGQFFGSLAREIEKRKAG, from the coding sequence ATGCAGGTGGCCGGCAGCCAGAAGATCGCCGCACCCGTCGACACCGTGTGGGCGTGTCTCAACGACCAGGAGATCCTTGCCCGTTGCACCCCGGGATGCAAGCGGCTGGTCCAGGTGGGCGAGGATCGCTACGAGGCCGATCTGGAGCTGGGCATCGCCGCCATCCGCGGGCGGTACAAGGGCCGGATCGCCATCGCGGACAAGGAGCCGCCCAGCCGGTACCGGCTGAACATCGAGGGCGAGGGCGGGCCCGGGTTCGTCCGGGCGTCCCTGGTGCTCGACCTGGAACCCCAGGGCGAGGAGACCCTCCTGAAGTACCAGGGCGAGGCCCAGGTGGGTGGTCCCGTGGCCAGCATCGGCCAGCGGGTGCTGAGCGGCGTGGCCAAGATGATCATGGGCCAGTTCTTCGGCAGCCTGGCGCGGGAGATCGAGAAGCGGAAGGCGGGGTAG